The Arthrobacter sp. NicSoilC5 genome has a window encoding:
- a CDS encoding MBL fold metallo-hydrolase, producing the protein MTRVTEPREIASGVLLMTSGAGPMAANLYLVRSGTTWAMVDCGWAGSAEPVRRAVEQELGNSITPGAILLTHIHPDHSGAAGALARTWEVPVYVHQAELPMAAGKYIPEFSMPLDRWIIAPLLWSLPARTRRRIEASGDITDVARRLPRDGGIPGLPGWAAIPTPGHTPGHVAYWRAGDGVLLTGDAVVTVGLNSIRGILSGVPDLSGPPRYTTWNWEQSMDSITRLAGLGPRLLAPGHGQPLALGAVPRLRALTMKERTQRMRLRGRAAGSPEAA; encoded by the coding sequence ATGACGCGTGTAACCGAACCGCGGGAGATTGCTTCCGGCGTGCTGTTGATGACCTCCGGTGCAGGTCCAATGGCCGCAAACCTCTACCTTGTGCGCTCGGGTACCACCTGGGCGATGGTGGACTGTGGCTGGGCCGGCAGCGCGGAGCCGGTCCGGCGCGCTGTGGAGCAAGAGTTGGGGAATAGCATCACGCCTGGTGCCATCCTGCTGACGCACATCCATCCGGACCACTCCGGCGCTGCCGGTGCCCTGGCCCGGACGTGGGAGGTGCCGGTGTACGTTCACCAAGCAGAGTTGCCCATGGCCGCCGGGAAATACATCCCCGAGTTTTCAATGCCGCTGGACCGCTGGATCATCGCCCCGCTCCTGTGGTCGTTGCCCGCCCGCACCCGCCGCAGGATCGAAGCGTCCGGTGACATCACGGACGTCGCCCGCCGCCTGCCCCGCGATGGAGGAATACCAGGGCTGCCAGGGTGGGCGGCCATCCCCACGCCCGGCCATACCCCGGGACATGTTGCCTATTGGCGCGCCGGCGACGGCGTCCTGCTCACCGGGGATGCGGTGGTGACGGTGGGTTTGAATTCCATCCGCGGCATCCTCTCAGGCGTACCGGACCTGTCCGGGCCACCCAGGTACACCACCTGGAACTGGGAGCAATCCATGGACTCCATCACACGCCTCGCAGGTCTGGGTCCCCGGTTGCTGGCGCCGGGCCATGGGCAGCCGCTTGCTCTTGGGGCCGTTCCGCGGCTGCGGGCTCTCACTATGAAGGAGCGCACGCAACGGATGAGGCTCCGTGGCCGCGCTGCGGGATCCCCCGAGGCTGCCTAG
- a CDS encoding MFS transporter produces the protein MSVAVTKPQTGRMSTAKTIVGTGIGNAVEWYDWAIYATFTPFIASQLFSKEDPASAVLSTLAIFAVGFVARPFGGFLFGWIGDRVGRKTSMTFAVGLASLGSLLIGIAPTFASVGAFASLMLLVARLVQGLAHGGELPSSQTYLSEMAPKEHRGFWATLIYTSGTVGILFGTLLGAVLNMALSTEAMNAWGWRIPFLIGAAMGLYALIMRSRLHETEAFKDEAVTAKRAPIWPQIVRYRKQAMQVIGLTVGLTVIYYIWGVVAPSYATTALKIDRGEALWAGVIANIVFIAALPVWGKLSDRIGRKKVLWAGAIGSAVLHFPMTWLLKDSAWQLAVSMSVMLVFVAASAAIVPAVYAELFPTSIRTVGVGVPYSICVAVFGGTAPYLQQWLGSSLGAPQVFNIYAVLLLAVSAAFVFTIPETKGKDLTH, from the coding sequence ATGTCCGTTGCAGTAACCAAGCCCCAGACTGGACGCATGTCCACCGCCAAGACCATCGTCGGCACCGGCATCGGCAATGCCGTTGAGTGGTACGACTGGGCCATCTACGCCACGTTTACTCCCTTCATCGCCAGCCAGCTGTTCAGCAAGGAGGACCCGGCGTCGGCGGTGCTGTCCACCCTGGCGATCTTTGCGGTCGGCTTCGTAGCCCGGCCCTTCGGCGGCTTCCTCTTCGGCTGGATCGGCGACCGGGTGGGCCGGAAGACCTCGATGACTTTCGCCGTCGGCCTCGCCTCGCTGGGCAGCCTGCTGATCGGCATCGCCCCCACGTTCGCCAGCGTCGGTGCTTTCGCTTCGCTCATGCTGCTGGTGGCCCGCCTGGTGCAGGGCCTGGCACACGGCGGCGAGCTGCCGTCCTCGCAGACGTACCTGTCCGAGATGGCCCCCAAGGAACACCGCGGCTTCTGGGCCACCCTCATCTACACCTCAGGGACCGTGGGCATCCTCTTCGGAACGCTGCTGGGCGCCGTCCTGAACATGGCGCTGAGCACCGAGGCGATGAATGCCTGGGGCTGGCGGATCCCGTTCCTGATCGGTGCCGCCATGGGCCTGTACGCGCTGATCATGCGGTCACGCCTGCACGAGACCGAGGCATTCAAGGACGAGGCCGTCACCGCCAAGCGCGCTCCCATCTGGCCGCAGATTGTCCGCTACCGCAAGCAGGCCATGCAGGTCATCGGCCTGACCGTGGGCCTGACGGTGATCTACTACATCTGGGGCGTGGTGGCGCCAAGCTACGCCACCACCGCGCTGAAGATCGACCGCGGCGAGGCACTGTGGGCGGGCGTGATCGCCAACATCGTCTTCATCGCCGCCCTGCCCGTATGGGGAAAGCTCTCGGACCGCATCGGCCGCAAGAAGGTCCTGTGGGCCGGCGCAATCGGCTCCGCGGTGCTGCACTTCCCCATGACCTGGCTGCTGAAGGACTCCGCCTGGCAGCTGGCCGTGAGCATGTCCGTGATGCTGGTCTTCGTGGCTGCGAGCGCCGCCATTGTTCCGGCCGTGTACGCCGAGCTGTTCCCCACCTCCATCCGCACGGTGGGCGTGGGCGTGCCCTACTCCATCTGCGTGGCGGTGTTCGGCGGCACCGCCCCCTACCTGCAGCAGTGGCTGGGCTCGTCCCTTGGGGCGCCGCAGGTGTTCAACATCTACGCAGTGCTGCTCCTGGCGGTCAGCGCAGCGTTCGTGTTCACGATTCCTGAAACCAAGGGCAAGGACCTGACCCACTAG
- a CDS encoding Lrp/AsnC family transcriptional regulator produces MELSEDDLALIQVLQAAPRLGWADAAKVLDVHATTLAARWDRLASQGAAWTTAHLAGDPKQMLLAYVAVDCEMNRRDSVTAQLAAVPEIVTVEEAASNRDLMLTVITRSLEEFSDRVVSQLKTIDGLTKYQVALCTRLHSSGDDWRLNVLSRSQLATLRTLAPQARPEPAQVAGQLPQSHLDLLPFLARDGRATAAQIARALGRHPATVQRQLNRVLASGILSFRCEIAQRYSSFPVTCQWFVNVPAGQHEAAAAEIRTISNVRLSASTTGPTNFVIIMWLHTLADVMSAELALQQKVPGIDIVESAVMLRTVKRVGWMLKEDTTASGAVVHAGNLGAAD; encoded by the coding sequence GTGGAGCTCAGCGAGGATGACCTTGCCCTGATCCAAGTGCTGCAGGCTGCGCCGAGGCTTGGCTGGGCTGACGCCGCCAAGGTGCTGGACGTCCATGCGACTACCCTCGCCGCCCGCTGGGACAGGCTGGCCTCGCAGGGCGCTGCGTGGACGACGGCGCACCTGGCGGGTGACCCCAAGCAGATGCTCCTGGCGTATGTGGCCGTTGACTGCGAAATGAACCGGCGGGACAGCGTCACGGCGCAGCTGGCCGCTGTGCCGGAGATCGTGACGGTGGAGGAGGCGGCCAGCAACCGGGACCTGATGCTGACTGTCATTACCCGGTCGCTGGAGGAATTCAGCGACCGGGTGGTCTCGCAGCTGAAAACCATCGACGGGCTGACCAAGTACCAGGTGGCCCTGTGCACACGGCTGCACAGCAGCGGCGACGACTGGCGGTTGAATGTCCTGAGCCGTTCGCAGCTGGCCACCCTGCGGACCCTCGCACCGCAGGCACGCCCGGAGCCGGCGCAGGTGGCCGGGCAGCTTCCGCAAAGCCACCTTGACCTGCTGCCGTTCCTGGCCCGGGATGGCCGTGCCACAGCTGCGCAGATTGCCCGCGCCCTTGGCCGCCATCCCGCCACCGTGCAGCGCCAGCTGAACCGCGTGCTGGCCAGCGGCATCCTGTCGTTCCGCTGCGAAATCGCGCAGCGCTACTCGTCGTTCCCGGTGACCTGCCAATGGTTCGTGAACGTACCGGCCGGCCAGCACGAGGCAGCCGCAGCAGAGATCCGCACCATCAGCAACGTGCGGCTGAGCGCCTCCACCACCGGACCCACCAACTTCGTGATCATCATGTGGCTGCACACGCTGGCAGACGTCATGTCCGCTGAACTGGCGCTGCAGCAGAAGGTGCCCGGCATCGACATTGTGGAGAGCGCGGTGATGCTGCGGACGGTCAAGCGGGTGGGCTGGATGCTGAAGGAAGATACGACGGCGAGTGGCGCCGTCGTCCATGCCGGAAACCTGGGCGCCGCAGACTGA
- a CDS encoding TIM barrel protein, which produces MTYTVNCSILLTELPLLERPAAAKAAGFDAVEFWWPFETSVPADSEITAFENAITDAGVQLTGLNFNAGNMPGGDRGLVSWKGRCSEFKDNIDVVAGIGGRLGCKAFNALYGNRQDEFTPEEQDELAVKNLAAAAEGVARIGGTVLLEPVSGAPKYPLLTADDALQVIARVKEEAGVGNIKLLADFYHLAVNGDDVQAVIENHAKEFGHIQIADNPSRGAPGTGTLPLGEWIARSRELGYEGYIGLEYKEPQETAFSWAIRQRISQ; this is translated from the coding sequence ATGACGTACACAGTGAACTGCTCCATCCTCCTCACGGAGCTTCCCCTGCTCGAACGCCCCGCCGCCGCCAAGGCCGCAGGCTTCGACGCCGTTGAGTTCTGGTGGCCCTTCGAAACCTCGGTCCCGGCGGACAGCGAGATCACCGCGTTCGAGAACGCCATCACGGACGCCGGGGTGCAGCTCACGGGCCTGAACTTCAACGCCGGCAACATGCCCGGCGGTGATCGCGGCCTGGTGTCCTGGAAGGGACGGTGCTCCGAGTTCAAGGACAACATCGACGTCGTGGCCGGCATCGGCGGGCGCCTGGGCTGCAAGGCCTTCAACGCCCTCTACGGCAACCGGCAGGACGAATTCACCCCCGAAGAGCAGGATGAACTCGCCGTCAAGAACCTGGCGGCAGCGGCCGAAGGCGTAGCCCGCATCGGCGGCACCGTCCTCCTCGAACCCGTAAGCGGCGCACCCAAATACCCGCTCCTCACCGCCGACGACGCACTCCAGGTCATCGCCCGCGTCAAGGAGGAAGCCGGCGTCGGGAACATCAAGCTCCTCGCCGACTTCTACCACCTGGCAGTCAACGGCGACGACGTCCAGGCAGTCATCGAAAACCATGCCAAGGAGTTCGGCCACATCCAGATCGCCGACAACCCCAGCCGCGGCGCCCCCGGCACCGGCACCCTCCCGCTCGGCGAATGGATCGCCCGCAGCCGCGAACTCGGTTACGAGGGCTACATCGGCCTCGAGTACAAGGAACCGCAGGAAACGGCCTTCAGCTGGGCCATCCGCCAGCGCATCTCCCAGTAA
- the gcl gene encoding glyoxylate carboligase yields MSKMRTVDAAVAILEKEGAIEAFGLPGAAINPFYSAMRAHGGIRHTLARHVEGASHMADGFSRAKDGNIGICIGTSGPAGTDMITGLYAAWADSIPMLCITGQAPVAKLHKEDFQAVDIESIAKPVTKMAMTILEPGQVPGGFQKAFQLMRSGRPGPVLLDLPIDVQMAEIEFDIDTYEPLPVEKPKASRKQLEKALDMLLAAKHPLIVAGGGIINAGASAELVELAETLNVPVIPTLMGWGTIPDDHQLMAGMVGLQTSHRYGNENYLRSDFVIGIGNRWANRHTGGLETYTAGRKFVHIDIEPTQIGRVFSPDLGIASDAGAALAGLVELAKERAAAGSLPDYSAWVAECQDRKASLHRKTHFENIPIKPQRVYEEMNKSFGRDTTYVSTIGLSQIAGAQMLHVFGPRKWINAGQAGPLGWTAPAALGVARSNPDQTVVALSGDYDFQFMIEELAVGAQFNLPYIHVVVNNSYLGLIRQSQRGFNMEQNVSLAFENINSSHLSEDTRGYGVDHLKVAEGLGCKAVRVEDPSDLAAAFDKAKALMGEFRVPVVVEVILEKVTNISMGVEINAVNEFEELAESAADAPTAILALQA; encoded by the coding sequence ATGAGCAAGATGCGTACCGTTGATGCAGCGGTGGCCATCCTGGAAAAGGAAGGCGCCATCGAGGCGTTCGGCCTGCCAGGCGCCGCCATCAACCCCTTCTACTCCGCAATGCGCGCCCACGGCGGCATCCGCCACACCCTGGCCCGCCACGTTGAAGGTGCCAGCCACATGGCCGATGGCTTCAGCCGCGCCAAGGACGGCAACATCGGCATCTGCATCGGCACCTCCGGCCCCGCCGGCACCGACATGATCACCGGCCTGTACGCCGCCTGGGCAGACTCCATCCCCATGCTCTGCATCACCGGCCAGGCCCCCGTGGCCAAGCTGCACAAGGAGGACTTCCAGGCCGTGGACATCGAGTCCATTGCCAAGCCCGTCACCAAGATGGCCATGACCATCCTGGAACCGGGCCAGGTTCCCGGCGGCTTCCAGAAGGCCTTCCAGCTGATGCGCTCCGGCCGCCCTGGCCCGGTGCTGCTGGACCTGCCCATCGACGTGCAGATGGCAGAAATCGAATTCGACATCGACACCTACGAGCCACTCCCCGTTGAGAAGCCCAAGGCCTCCCGCAAGCAGCTGGAAAAGGCCCTGGACATGCTGCTCGCCGCCAAGCACCCGCTGATCGTGGCCGGCGGCGGCATCATCAACGCCGGCGCCTCCGCGGAGCTGGTGGAGCTGGCCGAAACCCTGAACGTTCCGGTCATCCCCACCCTGATGGGCTGGGGCACCATCCCGGATGACCACCAGCTCATGGCCGGCATGGTGGGCCTGCAGACCAGCCACCGCTACGGCAACGAGAACTACCTGCGGAGCGACTTCGTGATCGGCATCGGCAACCGCTGGGCCAACCGCCACACCGGCGGCCTGGAAACCTACACGGCAGGCCGCAAGTTCGTGCACATCGACATCGAGCCCACCCAGATCGGCCGCGTGTTCTCACCGGACCTGGGCATCGCGTCCGACGCCGGCGCGGCGCTGGCAGGGCTGGTTGAGCTCGCAAAGGAGCGGGCAGCGGCCGGGTCCCTGCCGGACTACAGCGCCTGGGTTGCCGAGTGCCAGGACCGGAAGGCCTCCCTGCACCGCAAGACGCACTTCGAGAACATCCCCATCAAGCCGCAGCGCGTGTACGAGGAGATGAACAAGTCCTTCGGCCGCGACACCACCTACGTTTCCACCATCGGCCTGTCCCAGATCGCCGGCGCGCAGATGCTGCACGTCTTCGGCCCGCGCAAGTGGATCAACGCCGGCCAGGCAGGCCCCCTGGGCTGGACCGCCCCGGCCGCCCTCGGCGTCGCCCGCTCCAACCCGGACCAGACCGTGGTGGCCCTCTCCGGCGACTACGACTTCCAGTTCATGATCGAGGAACTGGCCGTGGGCGCGCAGTTCAACCTGCCGTACATCCACGTGGTGGTGAACAACTCCTACCTGGGCCTGATCCGCCAGTCCCAGCGCGGCTTCAACATGGAACAGAACGTGTCCCTGGCGTTCGAAAACATCAACAGCTCCCACCTGTCCGAGGACACCCGCGGCTACGGCGTGGACCACCTGAAGGTGGCCGAGGGCCTGGGCTGCAAGGCCGTCCGCGTGGAGGACCCCAGCGACCTCGCCGCCGCGTTCGACAAGGCCAAGGCCCTGATGGGCGAATTCCGGGTTCCCGTGGTGGTGGAAGTGATCCTGGAAAAGGTCACCAACATCTCCATGGGCGTGGAAATCAACGCCGTGAACGAGTTCGAGGAACTGGCGGAATCCGCCGCCGACGCTCCCACCGCCATCCTGGCACTGCAGGCCTAA
- a CDS encoding Rieske 2Fe-2S domain-containing protein, giving the protein MKPLPALELVTRFEDAEWLDPLAKSVRKIVLKVIKPRWARDVLHGVPIGHPVHPLAVQVPIGAWLSAGVLDAVPGGEKAARLLIGVGTASVIPSALAGFTDWSQLHPQQQRVGLVHAAANVTATGLYITSLVQRSTGSQGSGKVLAYLGLATVSAGGFLGGHLSYRQAAGVNHSEEIPHRFPSGWHPLAPLTELPEGGLHKREVAGIPLLVHREGGTVNVLSDVCSHLSGPLHEGKIKDHDGDPCVVCPWHRSTFSLRTGEVKAGPATSRQPLFETRVTGELVEVRLPGADG; this is encoded by the coding sequence ATGAAACCGTTACCCGCACTTGAGCTTGTCACCCGTTTCGAGGATGCCGAGTGGCTTGACCCACTGGCCAAGAGCGTCCGGAAAATCGTCCTGAAGGTCATCAAACCGCGCTGGGCCCGTGATGTCCTCCACGGCGTTCCCATCGGCCACCCGGTGCATCCCCTTGCTGTCCAGGTGCCCATCGGTGCCTGGCTCTCCGCAGGAGTACTCGACGCGGTCCCGGGCGGAGAAAAAGCTGCCCGGCTGCTTATAGGGGTGGGCACTGCCAGCGTGATTCCGTCTGCGCTGGCCGGATTCACCGATTGGTCCCAGCTTCATCCGCAGCAGCAGAGGGTGGGCCTGGTGCACGCCGCGGCCAACGTCACCGCCACAGGCCTCTACATCACGTCGCTGGTGCAGCGGTCAACTGGCAGCCAGGGAAGCGGCAAGGTGCTTGCATATCTTGGACTGGCCACCGTCAGCGCCGGCGGCTTCCTGGGCGGCCACCTTTCGTACCGCCAGGCAGCAGGCGTGAACCACAGCGAGGAAATCCCGCACCGCTTCCCGTCAGGATGGCACCCGTTGGCACCGTTGACGGAGCTGCCCGAGGGCGGCCTGCACAAGCGCGAAGTGGCCGGCATCCCGTTGCTGGTACACCGTGAGGGCGGAACGGTCAACGTACTCTCCGACGTCTGCAGCCACCTCTCCGGTCCGCTTCACGAGGGCAAGATCAAAGACCACGACGGCGACCCGTGCGTCGTCTGCCCCTGGCACCGGAGCACATTCTCTCTGCGCACCGGTGAAGTGAAAGCCGGCCCGGCAACTTCGCGGCAGCCACTTTTCGAAACGCGGGTGACCGGGGAACTCGTGGAGGTGCGCCTGCCCGGGGCTGACGGCTAG
- a CDS encoding putative quinol monooxygenase, which translates to MTFANVGMLGTKPGQRDALVAILLRPKPGMKEAGCLLYEVGINADMPDTVFVSELWESAEAHQASLQLDSTQAAIAEAKPLLSGEMGGHRFTVLGSPLR; encoded by the coding sequence ATGACTTTTGCGAATGTGGGAATGCTGGGAACCAAGCCCGGCCAGCGCGATGCCCTGGTGGCCATCCTGCTCCGGCCGAAACCCGGGATGAAGGAAGCCGGGTGCCTGCTGTATGAGGTGGGAATTAATGCCGATATGCCGGACACCGTGTTCGTCTCGGAACTGTGGGAGTCTGCCGAAGCGCACCAGGCATCGCTGCAGTTGGACAGCACGCAGGCCGCGATCGCCGAGGCGAAGCCGCTGCTGTCCGGTGAAATGGGAGGCCACCGGTTCACGGTGCTGGGGTCCCCGCTTCGGTAG
- a CDS encoding 2-hydroxy-3-oxopropionate reductase, whose translation MRPSWVTPHRLSGKRTIMSNVAVIGLGIMGLPMAINLVKAGHTVTGFNRSQDKIDKLVSEGGQGASSIADAVKDADVVITMVPDSPDVEGVVSGKDGVFANAKQGALWIDASSIRPDMAKRLSDEAREAGIRPLDAPVSGGEQGAIDAVLSIMVGGDKADFDDAQDVLNAVGKTIVHVGPSGSGQTVKAANQLIVAVNIEVLGEAIAFLEAYGVDTDAALKVLGGGLAGSKVLDQKGQKMLDRNFDPGFRLALHHKDLGIVTAAAREANVAIPLGAVAAQLVAATVNQGDGALDHSGLFKQVLQLSGRK comes from the coding sequence CTGCGACCTAGTTGGGTAACCCCACACAGACTTTCAGGAAAGAGAACCATCATGAGCAACGTTGCAGTCATCGGACTCGGAATCATGGGCCTGCCCATGGCCATCAACCTGGTCAAGGCCGGCCACACTGTCACCGGATTCAACCGCAGCCAGGACAAGATCGACAAGCTGGTCTCCGAGGGCGGCCAGGGCGCCTCGAGCATCGCGGACGCCGTCAAGGACGCCGACGTCGTCATCACCATGGTGCCGGACTCCCCCGACGTTGAGGGCGTGGTCAGCGGCAAGGACGGCGTCTTCGCCAACGCGAAGCAGGGCGCGCTGTGGATCGACGCCTCCAGCATCCGCCCGGACATGGCCAAGCGCCTGTCCGACGAAGCCCGCGAAGCAGGCATCCGCCCCCTCGACGCCCCTGTCTCCGGCGGCGAACAGGGCGCCATCGACGCCGTCCTGTCCATCATGGTGGGCGGCGACAAGGCAGACTTCGACGACGCCCAGGACGTCCTGAACGCGGTCGGCAAAACCATCGTCCACGTCGGCCCCTCCGGCTCCGGCCAGACCGTCAAAGCGGCCAACCAGCTGATCGTGGCCGTCAACATTGAAGTCCTCGGCGAGGCCATCGCCTTCCTTGAGGCTTACGGCGTGGACACCGACGCCGCCCTCAAGGTCCTCGGCGGCGGCCTGGCCGGCTCCAAGGTCCTGGACCAGAAGGGCCAGAAGATGCTGGACCGCAACTTCGACCCCGGCTTCCGGCTCGCCCTGCACCACAAGGACCTGGGCATCGTCACCGCGGCCGCCCGCGAAGCGAACGTCGCCATCCCCCTCGGCGCAGTCGCCGCCCAGCTCGTCGCCGCCACCGTCAACCAGGGTGACGGCGCACTGGACCACTCCGGACTCTTCAAGCAGGTCCTGCAGCTCAGCGGCAGGAAGTAG
- a CDS encoding GyrI-like domain-containing protein encodes MSDLREDIAVLYKGRKGSVDFVDVPLLLFAMVRGQGDPDGPAFAEAVQALFTISYAAHFGLKKRAGLATKVMPLEALWWFDEPGHADPDEPVTAGFGGLSGVDRESWRWQAMMVQPEPIDEAMLERAREESRAKELPALDLLQFERWEEGRCAQTLHVGPYADEGATIARLDAAVVEAGLKVRGRHHEIYLGDPRRSAPDKLRTLIRHPVV; translated from the coding sequence GTGAGCGATCTTCGCGAGGACATCGCAGTCCTCTACAAGGGGCGGAAGGGATCCGTCGATTTCGTTGACGTTCCTTTGTTGCTCTTCGCCATGGTCCGGGGCCAGGGGGACCCCGACGGACCTGCATTCGCGGAAGCAGTCCAGGCGCTCTTTACCATCAGCTACGCCGCGCACTTCGGGCTCAAGAAGCGGGCTGGTTTGGCCACGAAAGTAATGCCGCTGGAAGCACTGTGGTGGTTCGACGAGCCTGGGCACGCTGACCCCGACGAGCCCGTAACAGCAGGCTTCGGCGGCCTTTCAGGAGTCGACCGGGAATCATGGCGATGGCAGGCCATGATGGTTCAGCCCGAACCAATCGACGAAGCCATGCTGGAGCGGGCCAGGGAGGAGTCCCGGGCCAAGGAACTTCCGGCACTGGACCTGCTCCAGTTCGAGCGTTGGGAAGAGGGCCGCTGCGCCCAGACCCTCCATGTCGGTCCTTACGCCGACGAAGGCGCCACAATCGCCCGCCTCGACGCAGCGGTGGTGGAGGCCGGGCTGAAGGTCCGCGGCAGGCACCACGAAATCTACCTCGGCGATCCCCGCCGCAGCGCACCTGACAAGCTGCGAACGCTGATTCGCCACCCGGTGGTGTAA
- a CDS encoding M20 family metallopeptidase: MTITADAKDLQDDLVRLRHDLHRQPEIGLHLPRTQEKVLEALDGLPFEITLGKETTSVTAVLRGGNSDPAGQRPAVLLRADMDGLPVQEKTGVHFTSQADGAMHACGHDLHTSMLAGAATLLAEKRHQLQGDVVLMFQPGEEGCDGASYMIREGVLDAAGPRVQAAYGMHVFSSLEPHGTFCTKPGVMLSASDGLEVTVLGAGGHGSAPHSAKDPVTVAAEMVTALQVMVTRQFNMFDPVVLSVGVLHAGTKRNIIPESARIEATIRTFSEASRLKMMDAVPRLLKGIAAAHGVEVAVDYLQEYPLTITNEDETHTAEKVITELFGERRLSRWATPLSGSEDFSRVLAEVPGTFVGLSAVSPGGDPDASPFNHSPYATFDDAVLADGAALYAELAISRLATLSRTA; the protein is encoded by the coding sequence GTGACCATAACCGCCGACGCCAAGGACCTGCAGGATGACCTGGTCCGCCTGCGCCACGACCTGCACCGGCAGCCGGAAATCGGGCTCCACCTTCCGCGCACCCAGGAGAAGGTTTTGGAGGCGCTGGACGGCCTCCCCTTCGAGATCACCCTGGGCAAGGAGACGACGTCGGTCACCGCAGTCCTGCGTGGCGGCAACTCTGATCCCGCCGGGCAGCGTCCCGCGGTCCTCCTCCGTGCAGACATGGACGGGCTGCCCGTCCAGGAGAAGACCGGGGTCCACTTCACATCCCAGGCTGACGGCGCCATGCACGCCTGCGGCCACGACCTGCACACCTCCATGCTCGCCGGAGCCGCCACCCTCCTGGCCGAGAAGAGGCACCAACTCCAGGGCGACGTCGTCCTCATGTTCCAGCCTGGCGAGGAAGGCTGCGACGGGGCCAGCTACATGATCCGGGAGGGCGTCCTGGACGCCGCTGGTCCACGCGTCCAGGCAGCGTACGGCATGCACGTGTTTTCCTCGCTGGAGCCGCACGGCACCTTTTGCACCAAGCCCGGCGTCATGCTCAGCGCGTCGGACGGCCTGGAAGTCACGGTGCTCGGCGCCGGCGGCCATGGTTCGGCACCGCATTCCGCGAAGGATCCGGTCACCGTGGCAGCAGAAATGGTGACAGCCCTGCAGGTCATGGTCACCCGCCAGTTCAACATGTTCGATCCCGTAGTCCTGTCCGTGGGCGTGCTGCACGCGGGGACCAAGCGGAACATCATCCCGGAATCTGCGCGCATCGAAGCAACCATCCGGACCTTCTCGGAAGCATCCCGCCTGAAGATGATGGACGCCGTGCCACGCCTGCTCAAGGGGATCGCCGCCGCACACGGAGTGGAGGTCGCCGTCGACTACCTGCAGGAATACCCGCTCACCATCACCAACGAAGACGAAACACACACCGCCGAAAAAGTGATCACCGAGCTTTTCGGCGAGCGCCGCCTCTCGCGCTGGGCCACCCCGCTCAGCGGCTCGGAGGACTTCTCCCGCGTGCTGGCCGAGGTACCCGGCACGTTTGTGGGCCTCAGCGCCGTGTCCCCCGGGGGCGACCCCGACGCGTCGCCGTTCAACCACTCCCCGTATGCCACGTTCGATGACGCGGTGCTCGCGGACGGCGCCGCACTCTACGCGGAACTCGCCATTTCGCGGCTGGCCACGCTCTCGCGGACCGCCTAA